One part of the Dehalococcoidia bacterium genome encodes these proteins:
- a CDS encoding CoA transferase, whose product MIEERRRGGDDERGLAAMPLILSDEDLAAARAGRSATMPLAGLRVIDAGQIIAGPFGPSLLADFGADVISIENPELVGLELAPSVALGRAVLGRNKRSITLDLRTPRGQELLRQLAAVADVLVENYSPGTMERWGIGPDDLAKVNPRLVYVRVSGYGQTGPYRQKGGYDRVAMAFGGLLEVTGAPDGEPVHPGYMLGDHLAGTFNALGALIALYWRDAAGGGAGQVVDVSLYEPLFRVSHNIAGEYAHDGKVRRRAGNTRNWTVPGQQFRTKDDRWALIIAPSDRLFIRLCQAMGRTELTVDPRFMPAHVRQQHADEIHAEIRPWVARHTLAEVIAILDAERVPVGPIYAIDEIFDDPQFEAREDIVEIPDAHVGRAAMPNVVPKLSRTPGGVHSPAPRTGEHNEDVYGGLLSLSPAAIAALREAKVI is encoded by the coding sequence CTCCGACGAAGACCTGGCTGCCGCGCGCGCCGGCCGCTCCGCCACGATGCCGCTCGCGGGCCTGCGCGTGATCGACGCCGGCCAGATCATCGCCGGCCCCTTCGGCCCCTCGCTGCTGGCCGACTTCGGCGCCGACGTGATCTCGATCGAAAATCCGGAACTGGTCGGCCTGGAGCTGGCGCCCAGCGTGGCGCTGGGCCGCGCCGTGCTGGGGCGCAACAAGCGCTCGATCACGCTCGACCTGCGCACGCCGCGCGGGCAGGAGCTGCTGCGGCAGCTCGCCGCCGTCGCCGACGTGCTGGTGGAGAATTACTCGCCCGGCACGATGGAACGCTGGGGCATCGGCCCCGACGACCTGGCGAAGGTCAACCCGCGCCTCGTCTATGTGCGCGTCTCCGGCTACGGCCAGACGGGGCCGTACCGGCAGAAGGGCGGCTACGACCGCGTGGCGATGGCCTTCGGCGGCCTGCTCGAAGTCACCGGCGCGCCCGACGGCGAGCCGGTGCACCCCGGCTACATGCTCGGCGACCACCTGGCCGGCACCTTCAACGCGCTCGGCGCCCTGATCGCCCTCTACTGGCGCGACGCGGCCGGCGGTGGCGCCGGGCAGGTGGTGGATGTCTCGCTCTACGAGCCGCTGTTCCGCGTCTCGCACAACATCGCCGGCGAGTACGCGCACGACGGCAAGGTGCGGCGCCGTGCCGGCAACACGCGCAATTGGACCGTTCCCGGTCAGCAGTTCCGCACGAAGGACGACCGCTGGGCGCTGATTATCGCGCCCTCCGATCGCCTCTTCATCCGCCTCTGCCAGGCGATGGGCCGGACGGAGCTGACGGTCGATCCGCGCTTCATGCCCGCGCACGTGCGCCAGCAGCACGCCGACGAGATCCACGCCGAGATCCGCCCCTGGGTGGCGCGGCACACGCTGGCCGAGGTGATCGCGATCCTGGACGCCGAGCGCGTGCCCGTGGGGCCGATCTACGCGATCGACGAGATCTTCGACGACCCGCAGTTCGAGGCGCGGGAGGACATTGTCGAGATTCCCGACGCGCATGTGGGCCGCGCGGCGATGCCGAACGTGGTGCCGAAGCTCTCGCGCACGCCCGGCGGCGTGCACAGCCCCGCGCCGCGCACCGGCGAGCACAACGAGGACGTTTATGGCGGCCTGCTCTCGCTCTCGCCGGCGGCGATCGCGGCCCTGCGCGAGGCGAAGGTGATCTGA